The Haliaeetus albicilla chromosome 23, bHalAlb1.1, whole genome shotgun sequence nucleotide sequence AGAAGCTAAAGGAAAATAACACCACATAAAACTGCATAAGTAATAGTCAATTCATTAAGTGTGGCTGTGGTTAAGATGAGCACATGGACACTCATTCCCTGAGACAGATACTGCTGGAGAAATTCAGGTTAAAAACAATCTGACCTCCACTGGTATTCAAGTATTGACACTCTAAGACTGAAGCTGTCACCACAACAAGCAAGTACCTCAAACACACAAATGCGGTTTGCAAACTTCTATTTGCTACCTCTACTGCTAAAGAAACCTCCATTaggaaaggaagacaaaaattaCTTGCAACTTCCCAAGtcaaaaaatgaaactgaaaggcaaattgtttgttttgttttgttgctttttttaacttaagGCATTTTTACAAGCAAGGATGGAGATAATAATTACAGAAGCTCTATCATCCAGCATAAAGCTGAAATTTCTCATTTATGAGCTGTCTAGAGGGTATTTTCTTTAACTTCcactaataatttttttaaaaatcaaagaattAAAGACATGCTGGCTAATCAATATATAACACCTTTTTGGGAAATACGATGTACTAGCAAAAAAAGGTGACAGGAAAGGTTCGTTTGcactcagtttggggaaaaaatgcttttcctttatgAAAACAGTCCCATCTGCTCATTACCATTAGTACTTGAAAACTGACACTGATTAtaccattttttatttccagttatATAAATGGGtatctttaatttctgttccaCCCTGCTATTCTCCAAAGACTATCTGTGAAATTAGTTTATAAAAGTCTGGTTGCTTTAGTAGTTTCTGTATCTTACTGACCTGGACATACAGCCAAAAACTGTGTATTGCAAAGGGGCACTTTTATGTTTCTTTCACTAAAGTAGTTGCATAGTATTTAACAGTCCCAAAGCTATCATCACTATATAACCCAAATAGCCACTATCCATaaataggaaaacaaatagGCAGAATAATCTTACTATTCATTCCTGACCCAGtgagaaaatgttttgcaaatttGAGCATATGcctttgaaaaacagcattcTGTGGTTCTTTTCACTGCATGGTGACACTATCCCCAATTAtacaaaacagtaaagaaaCCAAGCGTCTGCGTATTTTCTGTGGACAATTATGTGATAGGATTAGATAGATGGTGAAAGGAGTATAATGGAACAAGTAAACAACCAGATCTTCATTATCAgagaggtgctgagcacccGCAGCTCCCTCTAAATTAAATTGGGCAACTCTTTAATATGTCTGCCTTTAATCTTTGTGCCTAAAAATCTTAAATTCAAATCTATACATTTTCATAAATGAGCATCATCATAAATGCTGTGAACGTTCCGGTATCTTATTTCAACACAGCAAGGCAGGCCTGGATGAGAGAAGTAAGAGTTCATCTACCTCATACCTGGAAAATGCATGTTTAGGGGACTCTTGACACACGGTGGATTCTGTGCATTTTGTAGGGATAAAGGAAGCCCTCAGGTTGGCTTTTATAATGATTTCTATATAACCCTTGATACCACAATACCTGAGGTTCTCAGTCATCAACAGATTTTATCTCCAAAAACACTCTTCTGAGAAAGGGAGgaattattatttccatttaatgACTAAGGAATTGAAGAACAAGATAGATTGAGAGATTTGCCGAGGGATGTAGGGCAAACCTGCCACAAACTCAGGCGACAGCTTAGAATTCCCGATCTGTGCCATAAACAGAAGGCATTTTTCTCCTCTAGATCTTGGCTAAGAAACGTCACAAtcatttaattttctcattCCACCGACATACAATGAATTGGGAAGTTTCCTCGTCTGCAGAATAACCTAGCTATAATCGATTAATTTAAAGCTGCTATTCTATTTGATTTCGTGAGCTAACTTTGCTGTGTGTAAAAATCACAGTATGTCCATACTGAGAACAGAACTGCTAAGAAGTTAACGAGAGCAGGCTACTTTGGAGATGTAAAGATAAAATGAGACTTCTAGGGGAAGAGTTTGGGCCATAAATATACATTATGAAGaattacattaatttattttgcaaactaAGTTAAAATAGTTAATAAAGTGTTAGAAACATATACAAATCTATACTTAGTGAAACAGTGTaacacataaaattaaaaactatgAAGCTTACCTTTCACTCATCATCCTTTGGTTGCTAAATACTTCtgggatatttttattttaaatttctgcagAGAGGTAATCTGGagttcctttcatttttatgaacaTGTCAAAGATTGAGCTAGGACTGTGTTTTACTACTCAACAAAACTGacttcttttttgtcttttattggGGAATTACTCCTGTCGATGCAACTGAGGATGGGCATAATATAGACTGGTGAAACTAGAAGAAATGCGCGATAAATCATGCGATATTGTGTCCAAACCATTTACCTCTTACATCTTAACTGAATTAATAATATTGCTCTTTGCGGAATTTCACGGACACCTACAGGAATCCGTTACTTGTCCCTCAATACTTCTGCAGCAGATGACATCTATGGCCCTCCGTTTGGCTCAACAGTACGACTACCAATCGCTTAATTACTTCATATTACAGACATTATTATAGCCACTTGTGGAAACTACAATAAGAGAAATGGTTTCAAATTTCTGGTCTGTTACAGCGCCTGCCTCATGCAGACACTTGGTAGGGTAGAAAGAGCAAATACATGAAACATAAAGCAAACATACCTCCAGCTCTAAGAACTACAGGTTCTTCAAGTCTGGTGGAGATCAAGAGACACAAAGAGGGGATCTTGATTTCCCTTTACAGTTGCTGGAAGACAATATAACCACAGTTAAGGCAGCATTTCATACTCAGGCTATGTTGGGTTCTGTAAGTGAAACTAAAGAGTATAAAACTGACTCTATGTAACAGTGGGGCACTGACTTTACAGTAAACTATGGCTATGGGTTAGACCAGTAGCCAGAGAAACAGTGAGACAGAAATCTTCAAAAGTTTGTGGAAGTTATAATACTCTGTAACATAAAAGATAGTAAAATTAGCTCCTATCCTGTATCTAGACAATTATTTCGGTAATGGAAGGATATCACATAATAACAGGTATTCTTACATATTTTATAGgagctacaaaaataaaaaatcattacGACAGAAAATTGGTAACTTTGATTCAATAACTGCATCAAAGAGTCTAAACAACATTTATTTGAAGAGAGATAAAACAAGTAACTTATTCTTCCTGCTAATGAAAGTTGAGAAAGCACATGCAAGTTAAAGATTAGTTTGCAGTTTGGGGAAGTATTTCCAAATAGTCAcatagaaaaatatgaaaaatttcagttttcaggaaGGCTAAGCACTCTTTTTAAGCCAGAGAGGGCCCAtcagaaaaatccatttctaTTAGCTCTGGTCTTTGCAGCTACCTGTGGGTCTGATCACGTGCATCCACCACCCCAAAATTCTACATGACTGAATTACGCATGCTTTGCTTTCTCAACTCCCTAGCAAAAACATGGCAAGTGCAGAGTAACAGTAAAAGACTTAAGAGAGACCAGAAAACACTGATACATTTCTTCTTACATACAGAGACAGCTTATTCATAGTTACTGTCAAGCAAGCCCAGAGGTTGATGACTAAAAAAAACCcgtaaacaaaacagaaaacccaaccccttttctttcaaattgtttcctttcttcctcccacaTGTATCCTTCAGCAACCAGCTGGAATAAGCATGTAACGAATGCCGTTCACCTTGCTCTATAGTTTTAAGtctttcatgtatttaaaactttaaaaccaCGTTAAATTTTCATGtaaaagtacagaaagaaatcCAAACAACATATGGAAATGCGCAAGCAATCTCAACTCCACCCAACTGACGGACCAGGtagaaaagcatgaaaaataaaaggaatacaTCTTCAAAAACCAGCTTAATTCTACCAGGGCTATCAACAATGTAATGCAATATAATTGTACAGCTATTGCATGATAGCATTGCTTGGCAGAACCAACGTTACTGGGGTGTTTAGTTGTGTTATTTTCATACTAACATGtttgaatttctttaaaaactaaatttaaTCTCAGTTTCTTAGTGTTTATAATACTTGTTTGGGGAATAATTACACTTCTGTAGTTACAACTTATTCACTGTATTGCCATAACACTTAGGAGCTATAATCATGGACAAGAACATATTGTGTTAGATGCtgtaaaaacacaaaacaaaaaaagattgcCATTTAAACGCATGATGAGCAGGCAGTGAACAGACAGAGAATGGAGAAGTACAAAGAAATAATGAGGCATTAACAATCAATATGGCAAGTACAAGATTTGGTGTGCCAGCTTCCAAATTGAGTTACTGGAGACTCCAGAAAATCTCTTTTCCCACATCCAAGAggcagaatgaaagaaaacatagaGCTATTTATCCAAAAATTTAACACGTGGGTGGTGGAAGTTGGTGTCGGGGATTGGTGAGAGTTGTCATCTAAATAATGAATCATAGGTGAGGTAGACAAACAACGACCTTGAAAGCAAATCAAGTACATTATATTTGAGTGAGAGAGAAGGGAGAGCTAGTAAAGAGACATATGGTCAAAATTACTGGCTCGGGAAACGATATTTGCAGTCATATTACAGAAAAGATGACTATTTTTACAGTTACGTGACTGATATACACAAACTCCTAACTCAAATCTACCTTTGGCAGGGgcacttttattaaaaatgaggTGATGGCACCACTGGGGCCTGCGTCGGTGGGCGACACCCTGACCTCCACCGCGGAGTCTCCACCGCCGCAGCAGACGCAGGAAGGTAGGGGAGCCGCTTCTGTTCTTGGCCGCGAGTGTTTGCGGGGAGGGTCACGGAGCTGCTGTGCTTCTGTGCCAATTAAATGCCTCTCCGAGGACACTTGGTGAGCTGGCAGGGGAAAGAATTAATtaggagaggaagaaagcattACGGAGGTAGGAAGAGGGCTAGAAACGCTTCCACACCCTCCCATACTCTCTCTTAAATGGTGGAACACCTGCGCCTCTGATAATGCCTAGCCCTGTATGTTAACACCACCACAACTAACCTGGATGGATGAGAGAGAATTTTACAGCGCCCAAGCGCGCCCATTCACAACTGGGTTGCAAAACAGAAGGATTTTGCTCTTCACTCATCGTATTTTGATCTAAAATTCAGGGATTATGTCAGTGGCCTGCTTGGATACCACAAGCTGAACATCGTATGTGGTTACCGAGCAGTTGTGGAAGTGAAGCGGGTCGCTACTCGAGCCAAACCCAACCCCGACCGGCACCGGGCGATCCCCAGACCACGACAATCGCCGAACGACGCAGCGGCGCGTCCAAAATAACAAAACCGCTCTACCGCCGGGCACTGCGGTTTAGTGAAACCGCATCGCCTCCGGTCAGAACAGGCAACGCACGTTGCCGGGGGGGTTGGTGGAGGTTCCCAGGGTACGTGAGGACGAAGGAGCTGAGGCAGGAGCCCTGCGGACACACGCGTGTCACGGGGACGGCCGGTTTTGCACTCGGCTCCAACGGTCGCTCGCGCGCTGACGGGTTGTTTACTTCCTCCGCGGCgcgcgcgcccgcccgcccgctcgctcgctcacCCCGCCCTCCCTGCGCTCCGCCACCGCCCCGCGCGCCCGGCGTGTCCCCCGCCGAGCACCCCGCCGGCCAATCGGGGGCCGCCCCCCGGCCGCGCGCGCGGAGGGGCGGGGGCTTCGCCGAACGGGAGCTGGGCGAAGGCGACGTCGGCCGGTAGCGCTCGTCGGACGGGACTCTGCCGACGATTGGCCGCGGGGCCTGCCCATCATCTCCCTCCAAGCCCCCGCCTTCCGTTTTACTCGCGCCGCCGAATACACAccgctccccgcccccgcctcccctATCTGTGTGTGTGAGGCGCGGATTGGCTAGCGCCCCGGCCGCTCAccggcccccccaccccccccgccagtCAGCGTCGGCCCCGCCTCCTTCCACACTCACCCGTCTCCAGCACAGGAAACACCACCCCCGCCCTCCCCGATCGCCGCCAGCCCGGGGCTGCCGCCGCCTTCCATTGGCCCGCCGCGCTGCCCATCCGCTGGAGCCCCGCCTCCCCCGGCCAGCGCGCGGCGGAGCCCGCCTTCCCCGCCAGCTCCGCCCGCTGATTGGGCCGCCGGGGAAGGGCCGCCGTTCTCTATTGGCTCTCCCCCTGCCGCTCCCGGCGAGCCGCCCGGCCGGCTCCCCGCCGTCCTCCCTCGCCCCGCACGCCTGGGCGCCGAGGGAACtccgcccgccgcccggccggggccccgcctccccccccgcctccctcccgGCGCGCGCCCCCGCCCTCCGCGGGGTCACGTGATGTTTTCGCCGTGGTGCCGCCGAGGCTGCCTGCGTGAGTGCGAGTAGCCGGAcgcggggcggccggcgggcgggcgcggacggagggcggcgggcagggcggacggacggacggacggacaggcGGGCACGCACGCACGCACCCGCCGCCAGGCACCGCCCGCTCCCCATGCGCGGCCCGCCGCGGGGGGCGCTTCCCCGGTGAGGGCGGATTCCCGCTGCCCGCCCCCTGCCCCTTTCCCCGGCGCTCCTGGACCGCCGCCTGGCCCCTAAGATGGCGAGTGGGATGAAcggcccgggcggcggcggcggcggcggtggcggcgcggcggccgggGGCGGCGAGGAGGAGCCGGGCGCCCGCCACACGGGAGGCGGAGCCGCGCCTCAGCAGGAGCCCGGCGtgcccggcgcggcggcggcggcggcggcgggcgaggGGGAGCCGTCGGCGGGGGAGGGCGGCCGCTGCCCGTCCCCTCAGCCCCaccacctgctgctgctgctgcggcgcTCGCCCAGCGCCTCGCTCTGCCCGGCGCCGGAGgccgcccccgcggcgggcCGAGCCGTCCCCGCGGCGGGCCGCGGcgggcagcccccccctccgccgctccccgccgccggccgcggcggcggcgtcgtccccccccccaccgccgccgcccgccgccggcgaGGACGTGAGGAAGTGCGGCTACCTGCGGAAGCAGAAGCACGGGCACAAGCGCTACTTCGTCCTGCGGGCCGAGAGCCACCTGGCCCCCGCCCGGCTGGAGTACTACGACAGCGAGAAGAAGTTCAAGAGCAGCttgcgggcggcgggggccggcggggcggcctCCCTCTGCTGCCCCCCGCCCAAGCGGGTCATCCCCCTCTACCAGTGCTTCACCGTCAGCCGGCGGGCCGACGCCAAGCACAAGCACATCATCGCCCTGTACACCAAGGACGAGTACTTCGCCATGCTGGCCGAGAACGAGGCCGAGCAGGAGGCCTGGTACCAGGCGATCAGCGAGCTCATGAGCCAGAGCAAGAGGGGCTTCCTGGAGCAGGAGGACCACGCCGATCAGCAGGTGGACGAGGACGACGAGCACTACGGGGCTGCCCTGCGGCCCGGCACCGTCTTCAAGGAGGTCTGGCAGGTCAACGTTAAGCCCAAAGGGTTGGGGCAGACCAAAAACCTTACCGGAGTGTACAGGTTGTGCCTCTCCAGCAAGGCCATCCACCTCGTCAAGCTGAACTCGGAGGTGCCCTCCGTCCACTTGCAGCTAATGAACATTCGCCGCTGCGGGCACTCGGAGAACTTCTTCTTCATCGAAGTGGGCAGGTCTGCCTCTATCGGGCCTGGAGAGCTCTGGATGCAGGTGGACGATTCGGTGGTTGCCCAGAATATGCACGAGACTTTTCTGGAGACCATGAAAGCTCTAAAGGCCTTTGCAGAGTTCAGGCCCCGCAGCAAGAGCCAGTCTTCTGGTGGTGGTAGCGGTACCAATCCTATCTCCTTCATCACCACTAGGAGGCACCTGGGCAACCTGCCCCCCAGCCAGACCGGCTTGCAGAGAAGATCTAGAACCGAGAGCGTTGCCGGAGGGACTCCTCCGACCACCAAAAGCAGCAACTCCTATCGCTTCAGAACCTCCAGCGAAGGAGAAGGAACCATGACTAGACCTTTTAGGTCGGTGACCGGGAGCCTCATCCACCTGAATACCGCCAGGATGAATTTGGGCCGGCAAGAAGGGAGCGGAAGGTATGTGAGAGCCGCTTTCAGCTCTTCCTATCACACCAGGTCTGCTTCGCTGCCTGTTTCTCATTTTCCCTCCACTACAAGTCCCATCAGTGTTTCTTCCAGTAGTGGCCATGGCTCTGCTTCGGACATGTTGACCAGGCCTTCTAGCTCATCCGTTTGTGGTTCCCCGAGCGACGGGGGATTTATCTCTTCTGATGAATATGGCTCCAGCCCTGGAGATTTCAGGTACTTTCGGGTCAGGAGTAATACACCTGATTCCCTGGGAAACACGCCGCCTATCAGAGAGGAGAACTGTCTGAGTGAGTACATGTCCATGAGTAAGCAACAGGCAGATGATAGCTCAAGAGATGATTACATGGAGGCTGAAAAGTGTTTCAGGAAAAGAACTTACTCTCTAACGAAACCAACTTCTGTAGCAGTGCAGCAGAAGACGACACAAACTACAGCTTCGTTAGATGAAGATTCCACAGGAAATCATGGACGATTACTTTActctgaaacaccaaaattgAGAGATAACCATGAATTGGAGTACAATGACACTAACCTTGATTCCATATGTAACCAAAGCAGGAGTAAAGCCAGGGATGATGGGTACATGCCAATGATGCCAGGAGTTGCGTCTTCTCTCTCCGGCAACAGCGATTATCTGCCAATGACTCCTAAAAGTATGTCTGTTCCGAAACAGATTAACAATTCATGGTCACCGTCTCAGGTTGACTCCAGAGGATATATGATGATGTTTCCAAAGGCTAGCTCTTCACCTGTACGAAGTCCTTTAACTGGATTTATTTCTAAAGGAAGTAATGAGAAGATCATAAACAATGAGTATATGGATATGTCACCTGGTAATTCAGCTCCAAAGCACCCCGGCGATTCGAATTACATTCACACCGCTTCTGTTTCCAAAGGTTTtagttcatatttttctttgcccCGAAGCTTCAAGGCGTTGTCAGGACAGAATGGTGACCACAGTGAATATGTTCCAATGTCTTCACCTGGAAAACTCTTGTACGGTGGACCAGAAAATGTAAAAGGGGTCAACAGTGAGGCTCTGGCTAACGGCATCTCTAAATTGCCGGCGGTGAAAGGTTCAGATGAAGGACTTGTGCAGAACAGGGCTGCTAGGCCCACCAGACTACCCCTAGGTACAAGAGGGAGTAATACTATCCCAAGAATGTACGATCGCACGGTTCCACCTGAGCCAGCGAGTCCCGGTGAATACataaatattgattttaatgaaaaagcgAGTAATACACCGTATTCCTTATCTGCAGAAGGATCACCATCATCTCTAGGCTCAAGTAGTGACCACAGGCAGTCCCCGCTTTCTGATTACATGAGTGTTGACTTGGATGTACAGTCACCGAAAGTAGCGAAGGAACTGTCTAACTCCCTAACAGATATTTCAATTTATGCAAGCTCCAGTATTCCTAGAAACCAACCAAATCCTGACTACGCTAGGCTTTCATTTGGTACAGCTTGTGTTAGCACTGCAAGTAACAGGACTGATGACTACACGGAGATGACGTTCAACATGGCAGCAACACCGCCTCGGCCATTTGCTGCCGAATCCGACGATGGTGTAAAGATTGATAGCCCTTCTTCCATAGTTAACAGACTGTGCATTGTTGATCGATACGCTGGTAGCAGTAGCTTCTCTGTTCCTAGCTCTGAACCTCCTATGGGACCGAAAGTGATTCGAGCCGATCCTCAAGGCAGGAGGAGACACAGTTCTGAAACATTCTCTTCAGCTGGGACCGTGATGACCTCCTCCTCATTCTTTACTGATAGTAGCAAAAGACACAGCTCTGCCTCATTTGACAATGTTTGGTTAAAACCggatgaaaacatttctgatggTCAGGAAAGCAAAATGTCCAGGGATACCTCAACTGGATTTCAGAATGGCTTAAACTACATCGCTCTGAATTTACGCGATGATCCTATAAGCTGTGAGGCAAGTACTACAGCGCCAACTTGCCATCTCCAAAATGGTACTTCAGGTTTGGACAGTGGAGCTTACGTAAGCATAGATTTCAGCAGATCCGATGGTCTGAAGTGTAACGCTGCGAGAAAAGGTTTGTAACTTTAAAAGCACTTCCCTTTCATGCTTGCTTAACTGTAGGAATAAGGTTCTCTACTTAATACTAATATGTGGTCTTCTGAGTGGGGTAAATGTTTTTTATAATCTTCTATATTATTCTAGTATAACCAGTCTCGTCGTAGCACAGCATCCTAACCGCTGAACGATGATGAAAGGGGACGTGGTCCTTGGCCTAAAGGATTTATGTGACTCTTCTAGGCAGCTAGAGGTGTTATCAAACTGTCATCTGCCTCggtttttttataaaagaattTTGCTAGTATAAACATTAATAGTATTTCGTATTGTGAATTCTTGTCCTGAGGTTATggtagctcttttttttttttttacttcacttttgttttcttcttcttcccttcttagAACTAGATGAGTCttcacttcccccccctccccctgtgAACTTGATGTTTTGTAATTTGTCACAGATAGGGAGAGCTGAAAATTGCTGAATGGGGTTTAGACATCAAAGTTTGGGGCTTagatctggtttttttttttcaataaatgtaggtgaaatgcatattttagggttttttctgtgCAAGTCTGGCCACATCTGTTTCGTTGAATCTTATGTAAACAGAACTCAGCTTTTTCCCTTGAAGGTTTGGTGTGCTGCTCTTGAGCTCTGGTCTCCAAAGTATCCTTGTATCCCCTGGAGAAGCCATCTCCTGGTGGCTGACCAGGGTGGTGGGGGGGTCCTGCAGCCCACGCCCTCCACCTTCACCAACTTTCACCACTTACTAGTGTCCAAGGGCTTAGCTGGGCCGTAacccttcccctgctgtacAGAGGGATCTGCCTTTCGTGTAGCAGGTGAGGAATGCCTGGAATAGAGGAAGAGCAGGCTCTGAGGGCTGTCTTCCAGGTCTGAAACTTCAGAGAGAAGGCAGCTAGTTTTCAAGTGATCGCTGGTCTGACCCAACTTAAGGTAATGCAGTTTGAGGggtacataaaaaaaataagggtgttgggggtgaggaggaagaaCGTGGGAAAGAAGAGGGACGCTCCTATTTGTATGTTAAGCTCTTTGCTCTCGTGGTGGGAGCAAAAAATAGTAATTAGCTGTTAGTGGTATTATGCATGTCCACTGACTGAACAGCAGTGTTTGTGCAAGTGCTACATTGCACTGTAACTTTGGAAGTATAATCCTTATTTTGGTGTTAGTGACCCACTGAACTCCTTACAGTAATTCACCCACCCGGATAGAAAACTGTGTGGGTTGGAAATGATGTTTTCCTCTCTTAGCAAATGTATGTGTAGTCAATAATTGATGAGTACTAAGAGGAAATATTTAATCGCTGTTGGACATTGATACTTGTCTACTTCTTTGTCAACAGAGAAAGCAGTAAAGGGGCAGGCTACTGCtggcttttatattttaattacaatcttaaacactgaaatgatagggggttttttttctagtttcacTTTAAAACTAAGTGTCTAAAGGCAGAAGGTATTGCAGGAGCTTAAAATTGTGTAGCCTTTAATAGTGGAAGGTATAAGCCTGACTCAGCTCGCATGCCATTCGAAGTCTGGCAGCACTGCTTGGGGCTGCTCAGAAATGTGTGGTTTGcctcagtggttttttttcctctgctttgttttgttggttggAATCAAATTTAGAAGACGTTGAAAGTTGCCAGTCCAAGAAATGCTTTCTTCCAAAGTTAGTCTTTCAGCACTTCAAAGATTGGTCTGCTAAGTCAAAGGCACACTGATTGCTGTAGCTGATTTGTGTTTgaggtgttttgggttttgtttttgtgttttggttttttttttaaaaagcacccCCAAAGACAGCAGAATTCCTACTTGATCTTACTTGCCTCATATGACTAAAATCTGTGTTATAAAGTAAAACTTGTTGCAAaatggagaggggaaaaaaaagtacagagaTTATTTCCTTTCAGCTATACTGTAAAtactacatttaaaaatatttttcaagagcTAATGTGTTTAGAAATTGTATTTGTTAAACACTTTGCTTACTACTACTACAGCAAAATAATCTACAGCCCTGtgcttggggtttttccctTGTCTGTTACAAATTGTGGAGGGGCAAGAGACTCACAGCTGCTGGTTTTTGCTGTGAATTGAAGTTTTCTGGAAATGAAACATGCattaaaatgaagtgaaataaaaacatgggCTGTTTTATGCCGTGTGCATAAAAACATGGGCTTGGGCAGAAAATTAAGCATGAGAATAGCAAGAGCTTAGGTTGGTGgtttataattttgtttttctttttaggactagaaagaaaacactgctcCAAAACAAGGCCTAACAGTTTTCTATAAAGACAgcctaaaatatttctggtctATAGTGGGAGGGCAGGTGGGGTGTGGACACTGTTCACTTGTAGGTGGCTCATGGAGGGGCAAACAGATTTTGGAATAGTCCAGGCTAAAAGTAGCTTGCCAAACTTGGATACAATGTTGTAAATTGGTGGTGTCTATCTGTTTCTTAGTAATGACTTAAATTCTTCATTGTAAAGATACCAGTTTTCATTCACATACTGAATTGTGTCTCTGAGCTATATAGCAAGCATAACTTTAAAAGTCTGTATTCTTTAAGCAGCTTATTAGTTTCTACTGcaataaagcttttattttactattttagaAGTTTTTCTGTAGTCCAGAAAAACACTTTCACATTCCATTTTGAATagtgaaaacaaagctttaCTCAAACCTCTTGTGTCGTGAAGAGGTGTAGTGTGCCTGTGtaattgatatttttaatacttttggGCAATTTTAGCAGAACTGAGTGctgtcttttatttccttctacaTCCTACTCTTTTGGTCTCTTTGCC carries:
- the IRS4 gene encoding insulin receptor substrate 4 — protein: MLAENEAEQEAWYQAISELMSQSKRGFLEQEDHADQQVDEDDEHYGAALRPGTVFKEVWQVNVKPKGLGQTKNLTGVYRLCLSSKAIHLVKLNSEVPSVHLQLMNIRRCGHSENFFFIEVGRSASIGPGELWMQVDDSVVAQNMHETFLETMKALKAFAEFRPRSKSQSSGGGSGTNPISFITTRRHLGNLPPSQTGLQRRSRTESVAGGTPPTTKSSNSYRFRTSSEGEGTMTRPFRSVTGSLIHLNTARMNLGRQEGSGRYVRAAFSSSYHTRSASLPVSHFPSTTSPISVSSSSGHGSASDMLTRPSSSSVCGSPSDGGFISSDEYGSSPGDFRYFRVRSNTPDSLGNTPPIREENCLSEYMSMSKQQADDSSRDDYMEAEKCFRKRTYSLTKPTSVAVQQKTTQTTASLDEDSTGNHGRLLYSETPKLRDNHELEYNDTNLDSICNQSRSKARDDGYMPMMPGVASSLSGNSDYLPMTPKSMSVPKQINNSWSPSQVDSRGYMMMFPKASSSPVRSPLTGFISKGSNEKIINNEYMDMSPGNSAPKHPGDSNYIHTASVSKGFSSYFSLPRSFKALSGQNGDHSEYVPMSSPGKLLYGGPENVKGVNSEALANGISKLPAVKGSDEGLVQNRAARPTRLPLGTRGSNTIPRMYDRTVPPEPASPGEYINIDFNEKASNTPYSLSAEGSPSSLGSSSDHRQSPLSDYMSVDLDVQSPKVAKELSNSLTDISIYASSSIPRNQPNPDYARLSFGTACVSTASNRTDDYTEMTFNMAATPPRPFAAESDDGVKIDSPSSIVNRLCIVDRYAGSSSFSVPSSEPPMGPKVIRADPQGRRRHSSETFSSAGTVMTSSSFFTDSSKRHSSASFDNVWLKPDENISDGQESKMSRDTSTGFQNGLNYIALNLRDDPISCEASTTAPTCHLQNGTSGLDSGAYVSIDFSRSDGLKCNAARKD